GATGTTGAGCATGGGAAGCATGGCGGCAGAGCCTTGGTCGCGCTGGGCCTTGCTGGCTCTGAGCACGCCGGTTCAGTTCTGGTGCGCCGCTCAGTTTTACAAGCATGCCTGGAATGGAATGCGGCATGGTTACGCGGATATGAACACCCTCATTGCGATGGGAATCACCGCCGCGTATTTTTACAGCTTGGCAATAACACTGTTCCCAGACTGGGGAGCCGTTGGCGGCGCTCCGGCGGAAGTGTATTACGATTCCGCCGTCATGATCATCGCATTTATTTTACTGGGTCGTTTGCTGGAGGCGCGGGCCAAGAGCAAGACCACCGACGCGATCCGTCGCTTGATTCAACTTCAACCGAAGATGGCGCGCGTGAAACGCGATGGCATGGAAAAAGATATTCCCGTTGAAGAAGTGGTAGCGGGCGATTGGGTGATCGTGCGTCCGGGAGAACAAATCCCTGTGGATGGAGAAATTATTGAAGGCAGAACGACGGTGAATGAGTCGGCCCTGACAGGTGAAAGTCTCCCGGTCGACAAGGTGAGCGGGGCCTCTGTATACGGAGGCACAATCAACCAGACAGGGAATTTCATAATCAAGGCCACGAATTTGGGCAAGGATTCCATGCTGGCGCATATCATTCACCGGGTTGAGGAAGCGCAGGGTTCGCGGGCGCCGATTCAAAGATTAGCGGATCAGGTGGCGAGTATTTTTGTTCCGATTGTGATCGGTCTTGCGGCTTTCGTTTTTATTTTCTGGATGATCTTCGCCGAACAATTGATATCGGAATCGGCTTTTCAATTTGCATTGACGACGTGTATTGCGGTTCTCATTGTAGCCTGTCCCTGCGCTTTGGGATTGGCGACGCCAACAGCGATCATGGTGGGCACGGGGAAGGGCGCAGAACTCGGCATTCTCATCAAGGGTGGCGAAGCATTAGAACAGGCAGGCCGACTCGACACGATTTTGTTTGATAAGACGGGCACCTTGACTCACGGCAAGCCGGTGGTGACCGATTCAATTCTGGCCCCGGATTCGGGCTTAACGATAGAGGAGTTTTTCTCTCTGGCGGCGTCTTTGGAGTCGCGTTCCGAGCATCCGCTGGCGACGGCGGTGATGGAGGAAGCAAAATCCAGAAAAACGTCATTTCTGAATATTGATGAATCGAACGCGCTTCCAGGCTTCGGCATCGAAGGGCGGGCGGGGAGTAAATCTCTTTTGTTAGGCAATCCCCGATTGATGAAAGAGCGTGGCATTGATATGTCCCTGCTCGAGAAGTATCGGGAGGAGTTGTCCGCTCAGGGCAAGACGGTGATGATCTTGTGCGTGGACAATCACCCTGAAGGGATCATTGCGGTGCGCGATCAAATCAAAAAGGAAGCGCGTCAGGTGGTGGATCGTTTGCGCGAAATGGGAATGGATGTTTTAATGCTTACGGGTGACAATGCCGGAACGGCTTCGGCGATCGCCAAAGAGTTGGGCATCTCAAAAGTTTTTTCAGAAGTGCTTCCAACAGACAAGGACGATGTGGTGGCCCGCTTGATAAAGGAAGGTCGCACGGTGGCGATGGTGGGCGACGGCATCAACGACGCGCCTGCATTGGCCCGCGCTCACGTCGGGATCGGATTGGGGACGGGAACGGACATCGCTCTGGAAGCTTCTGATATCGCCTTGTTGTCGAAAGACCTCAATGCGGTGCCCAATGCGATTTTGTTGAGTCGGGCGACTTTGAGAAAGATTCGGCAGAATCTTTTCTGGGCGTTTTTCTATAATATACTGGCGATACCCGTTGCGGCAGGAGCCTTCTATCCCTTGCTCGGTCTGCTTCTCAAACCTTCGATGGCGGCGGCGGCGATGTCGTTCAGCAGTTTCTCCGTAGTCGGCAACGCACTTTTGTTAAAGCGGTTCCGGCCTTGATGGCGTTATGACTTGATGAAAAAATATTTCGAAATTTTACAGGCCTCTCCCGATGCGTCCCTGCAAGAGATCAAACGGGCTTATCGGGAGCGGGTCAAGGCCTGGCATCCCGACCGCTTCCCTGCGGTTTCGCCGCGCCTGCAAAAAAAAGCGCACGAGCAATTGAGTCTGATTAACGAAGCCTACCGGGCGCTCGAACAGCATCATTTGTCTGAAGGGGTGGCTGAATCGGAATCGACAAGGAGTCATTCCAGACAGGCGACGCCTTCGGAAACTCCTGTCGAAGACGGTGGCTTGAATATTGATCCCTTGCGCGCTTGTGAACAGTTTCGAGTTTTTACCTGGGAGAATGGCGACCGCTATGAAGGCGAAACGCTGGACAACCAGATGCATGGATTGGGCATTTACAGCTATTCAACGGGCGGTAGCTATCAGGGCGAATTTTCCAGAGGAAAACCCCACGGTATGGGGGAGTTGAGATTACCCGGCGGCGATGTGTACCGGGGAGAGTTTCATCTGGATCAGATACAGGGGCGCGGCGTCTATTCATATGCAAACGGAGATCATTATGAAGGCTCGTTTGCCAATGGGCAACCGCATGGTCACGGCGTCTATACCCTGGCTTCAGGCAGTCGCTACAGCGGACAATGGCAAAACGGCGTTTTTTCTGGCTGAGGTCATCCTCTAATGAACGTTGCCCGCTTCAAACCCGCGATAAATAAAGTCGGGTTGGTATTTGAAATTTTCTGAAAAAAAGGTTGTCCCTCCCTCCGTGATGATCATCGCTTCAGCGGAGTCCAATGCATTCGCCAGTTCAATTCCTTTTTGCGGTCCCATAACAAATAAAGCCGTTGCCAGCGCATCGGCGTCCATCACCGATTTCGTTATCACTGTCGCCGAAACGATGGAAGCCTCAGTCGCAGGCGATCCGGTTTTCGGGTTGAGAATGTGGTGATAGCGTTTGCCTTCGAACATAAAATATTTTTGATAGTCGCCAGAGGTCGCCATCGACTGATTTTCCAGAGACAGGGCGGCGATCATTTTTTCCGGGTGACGCGGGTGTTGTAGTCCGATGCGCCAGGGTTGCCCCTTGCGTTTGCCGAACACGGCGAGGTCGCCTCCGGCATTCACCAGCGCCGCTTCAACGCCCGCCTCTTTCAACGCTTCAATGGCGCGATCCACCGCATAGCCTTTTCCGATGGCTCCAAGATGCAGAGACATTCCTTTCGCTGTCAATCGCGCCTTGCCGTCCTTCAGCTCGAGTTTGCGGTAGTCAATAAGAGACGCGGCTTCTTCCAAAGTTCCGGGAGAGGGGAGCGCTTTTGGAATTTCTTCCAGATTCCATAAGGCCGCCGCCGCTCCGATCGTGGGGTCGAAGGCTCCTTCTGATTTTTGAGACCAGTACAAAGCGCGTTTGAGAACCTCCTGCGTTTCTTTGGAAATCGCCACCCAGTCGCCTCCGGCGTTCTGGTTGATGCGGGAGATTTCGGAGTCGGGCAGATGCGAACTGAACAGGTTTTCGATGCGTTGCATTTCGTCGAAGGCCTTGCTGGAGGCATCGTTGGACTGCTCGGGAGTCCGCTCGCTGATGATGATCTCGACAAGCGTTCCCATCAGTATTTGCGTGCGACGGTGCAGATCGCCGTTCCCATCGCCACAGGCGGAGAGGAAGGTCAGAAGCAAAAAAAGGGCGATGGTTTTCAATGTTAAAAATCTTTCAAGTTTGTGAACCACTATATATTTCGTATCTACGACGACGTTGTTGCCGGAAGTTGGGATCTTCAATGTTTCTTATCTTTCAAATTTATGAACCAGAACTTCCCGATTGTAAGCCGCGACCACGTCGCCGCGATTGATCATGCCGATGACCTTGCGGGGATTATCTTCAGGCGAAACCGGGAGTTGCTCGATGTCCAGACGCGCGAACTGTTCCATCGCTTCGTTGAGGTTCTGGTTCGGGTGCAGGTAGACGACTTCATGCGTCGCCAAAGTGCTGGCGATAACGAGGTCGTCGAGACCTTCTTCAAAAAACACTTCCCTGAGATCGGAAAACGACAAGATGCCAGTCACGTCGCCTTGCTGATTCACGACGGGGAAGTACAGACTTTTGGAATAGGATACCGTTTCCAGAATGCGACGGAAAGTCATTCCTTCCGGTATCGTCGTGATTTCTTTGGTCATGACATCCTTCACCTTGATGGCATTGAGGATGGAGACTTCGCGACCGTGCTTGATGTTGATCCCCTTGCGCAGGAGATATTCTATATAAATCGATATTTTACCCCGACCGCGAAAAACATAAGTCGATACGATGCAGGTCGCCATGATCGGCAGGATCAGCGTGTAATCGTTGGTCAGTTCAAACAGCATCAGGATATTGGTCAAGGGAGCCTGCATGACCGCGCCGGCGACGGCGCCCATACCAACCACCGCGTAAGTTTCCGGCGATGCCGTGAACTGCGGCGAGATACTGTGAATGACCGCGCCAAAAACCGAACCTGTCATCGCGCCGATGAAAAGAGACGGAGCGAAGATGCCTCCCATGCCCCCGGAACCAAGCGTTATGGCGGTCGCAAGTATTTTCAGAAACACCAGGGCCAGAGCCAGTCCCCAGAACATTTGTCCGTTGAGGGCCTGCCCCATGGCGTCGTAGCCATTGCCGAGTACCTGCGGAACGGCGATGGACATGAGACCAACGATCAAACCGCCCAGCGCGGGTTTGAGAATTTTAGGAATGTTGACTCGTTCCTCAAAAAATTCAGAGGACTTGAAGTAGGTGGTCGAGAACAAGCTGGCGACCAGTCCGCACAAAAGGCCAAGGATCAGATAAAAAATAATTTCGGTGTGGCTGACCAGCTCGTGAAAGGGAACCTCGAAAGTCACCGCGTTGCCCTCCAGCGCCCGTCCGGTGACGGTGCCGATGACGGAAGCGATGACGATGGGGCTGAAGGTGTGAATCGTGAAATCGCCGAGAATGATTTCCATGGCGAACAACACCCCTGCCAGCGGAGCGTTGAACGAGGCGGCAATACCCGCCGCCGCGCCGCATCCAACGAGAACGCGCATTCGATCTGTTGAAACGTGAAGCCATTGGCCTATCAAAGAACCGACGGCGGCTCCAATCTGCACGGTCGGGCCTTCTCGTCCCGCCGAACCGCCGGAACCAATGGTGATCGCTGAAGTGGTGGAAGCTGAAAGAATGGTGCGCGGTCGGATTCTGCCGTTTTTCAGAGCCACCATATGCATGACCTGATGAACGCCGTTTTCTTTGACGGCATCTGGAAAGAAATGACAGATGACGCCGATCGCCAGCCCGCCCATCATTGGAATCAGCGGGATCACAAAGGGCAGGATCGATCCTGTGATTCCGATTAAGGCAAGGCTCTCTCCTGAGAATATTGAATCGACAAAATGGATCATCCACCGAAAAGCGGTGGATGCCAGACCTGCGAGCAATCCGATCAATGCCGCGAGGACCAGTAAATGCGGGTCCAGAAGCAGCGCTTTTCTTATCAGCTGGCGAAATTTCTGTCTGTATTTCTGGCTTGCAGGTTCGGTGGTCGACATAAAATTTAAGAAGGATTCTTACAAAACCAGTCATTATAAAGGATTCATACGCTAACTGCCAGAGCTTGCGAGCCTTTTCATGAATCTGTTTAGGAAATATTTTTTATTATGGTATTCTCTTGCAAATTATTTTTAAGGGTTAAACGATGATTAAAATTGCTCCATCCATTTTATCCGCTGACTTTGCAAGATTGGGGGATGAGATAAAAGCCGTTGAAGATGCCGGCGCAGACTGGATTCATGTTGACGTGATGGACGGACATTTTGTGCCGAATATTACGATTGGGCCGCCGGTCGTGGAAAGTTTGAGAAAAGTGACCCAGCTTCCTCTGGACGTTCATTTGATGATCGAAAATGCGGACGCTTATATCAAGGATTTTGCATCTGCAGGCGCGGATATTTTAACGGTGCACGTCGAGGCTTGCCCGCATTTGCATCGCACGATCCAGCACATTAAAGAACAGGGCGTGCGCGCGGGGGTTGTGCTCAATCCGGCGACGTCGCTGTCCAATCTTGAAGAGGTCTTGCACGACGTGGACATGGTGTTGTTGATGTCGGTCAATCCGGGATTCGGCGGCCAGAGTTATATTCCTTCGATGACGGACAAGATCAGCAATATGCGCGATATCATGAACCAGTACGAGCATGAGTATGATCTGGAAGTGGACGGCGGCGTGAAGCCTTCCAATGTAGCAGAAGTGCTGGAAGCTGGGGCGAACGTCATTGTTGCGGGATCGGCGATCTTCAACAGCAAAAACTACAAAAAAGCCATCAAGGCTTTGCGAGGTTCCTGATTCACAGGGAACGCTTCCCGGGTCCAATATGAAAGAACTCAGCAAGGATGAACTTCTCGGTTTAATTTACAAGATTAATTTCTTCAAGACTTTCACCCCGGAAGAAAAATTCAAACTGGCGGATATCCGAAGCCACCTGGTGTCTTACGTTCCCAACGCTTTCATTCTCATTGAAGGCGACCCGGGTGATGCCCTCTATATATTACTCAAAGGCCAGGTCTATATCACCAAAAGCAACAGTCCGGGCGTGCGGCTTGCCGAGCTGGTTCCCGGCGCGATTTTTGGCGAGGTATCCTTTCTTTCACATCGACCGCGTTTGACCAATGTGCGAGCGGACGCCAAGGTGCTGGCGTTGAGGATTGACCCGGAATTTTTAGAGGTCGTGGGGCCGGAAATTGCCTGGAAAGTTAAGGATCAATTGTTGACGGCGATGGTGGACAAGCTCGATCGAATGAATCTGGTTTTTCAGGAGGCGAAACGACGCATCCCCGGCGACGAATGGTACAAGCGGGTTTTATAAACTGAGGGAGCCTGATTGAAACGGGACGGGAAAAATCAAGCGCCGCCCAGTATAATCGCCAGTTCTTCCAAACCTTCATTTCTTGCCGTTCGCGCTACCGCTTCCCAGGATTCCTGATTTTCGATTGCCTGGCGTGTTGGACTCGAATCTTCAAGATCGAGCTTTAATTCCCCCAAAAGAATTTTCACAGCCGCTTCATATTTACTGCTTTCTTTCAAATCCCTGCCGTTGGACCAAAATCGGGAAATTGGGTCGTCGACCAACATAATAGTAAACCTTTCAATAAGTTATGGCTAAGCTACATTGCTAAAAAACTCGATTATTGTACAATAATTGCAGTATATTTATAAACTAAATATATGACTTTCCTTTATTTTCTCAAGCGTGGGTTGTTTTGACGCCGGGTCGTTTGGCGGTTCAGGTGGGAGCGGCGCTTCTGATTCTGGGCGCTCTGTTTGGAACGGCCTATGTGCAGGGCGTACAGAACGCGTTTCATCCTTTCCTTTTTGCCGACGATGCGCGGCAACAGATCGTTCCTTTTCTAAATATTGAGAGTTCCACCCCTGTCGCCGCATACACGCCCCAGTATTATCAAAAAGTATTCATCCCCGCAGGCGTTCGATTTTTATATGAAACGCTTGCCGGTTTTAGCGATCCTGCATTTGCCAGCGTTGTTGTCAGCTATTTTTTATTTTTCATATTCTGCTCGCTCATGGGCGCGTCTGCCTATCGTCTTTCTGGGACTGGTTTTGCGACTTTGATTCTGGCGCTGTCGAGCGATCTGTTTCTGGAGCGGATGATGGGCGGTTTGCCTCGCTCCTTTGCTTATCCAATCCTTGCGGGAGCCTTGGCGGCGCTGGTTTATGGAAGGGCGGGGTGGCTGGTTGTGTTGACGATTCTGGGTTTCGCGTTCTATCCGGTCGCTGGCGTGGTTTGCGGTTTGACCTATGCCTTGTGGAGTCTTCTCTCTTTGAAAGATGTCGAAAGCGGAATCAGGATTAGAAAAATTCTGAACCGGATAAGGTGGCTGGGCGCTATTTTGTTCGTCTCTCTGGCCATGACCTTTCCTCAATTGATTGCGAGCGGGGATTATGGCTCCCGCATCACGCAGGCGATGTGGAATGAATTTCCCGAAGCAGGGGAGGGCGGACGCTACGGTGCGAACGACCGTCCGCCGTATCCCGGTTTGATTGCAACCTTGCAAGATATGGGCGTTGCGACGCTGGACGGTTCGGGGTACGCTCCCGTTCCCTTTCTCAGCCTCAAGGATAATGAGAGTTATTCTACGATTCTTACTGTCTTCGTCTGGCTGGCGTTTGCGGTGATTGCAGTGGGCGGAGTTTTTGCGCTGGTTCGTAAAACGCATACTAGTTACTTGCGCGGATTGATTCTTCTTCCCGCGTCTCTGCTCGGATACTTTCTGGCGCTTGTTTTCGATCCCTATTTATTTCTGCCTGAACGTTATTTGTTGTATACGATTCCGGTTCTTTTAATCGTTCTGGCGCCCTCTGCGATCGTTCTGTTACTACAAGATCGTATGAGAGATAAATCATTCGTCTTGCATGCGTCGTCGTTCGCGCCGGTGTTCGCTCTATGGCTCGCAGTGGGAGGGACCGGAAATAATATGGCGGGCTTGACGGTTCGCGCAGAAGCCTGGAAACCATTTTATGAAGCGCTCGAAAACTTGCCGAAAGGGAGTCTGATCGCCGGGTGGCCCGGCGGACTGGTCGAGAATGTTCCTTACCTGAGTCGTCGCCCGATTTTAATCAGCTATGAAACGCATCAGGTCTTTCACTCGGAATACGCTCTGGAAATGCGCCGTCGCATGAACGCGCTGATCACAGCCTATTGGGCGCAAAGCGCATCGGCCCTGCGTGAATTAAGGGATGATTATGACGTGGATTATTTGATCGTCGATCTTCAACATTTCTCAAGCAACCCGCCGGGTTATTTCAAACCTTTCGATGCAACTATCGAGGCGGCTTTGACTCGCAATGAAAATCGACCTTTTTATATTGAGCGTCGTTATTCAGAGATGGCGCTTTTTCAAATGGGGACTCAGACGCTTTTGGATTTGCATAAACTCCCGACCGAGTGACGGCCTTCGTTTATTTCCTGACAATGATGCTGATGCGGCGATTCATGGGGTCGAGGAGATTTTGGGGATTGTAGGGCTGAGTGTCCGCATAGCCGACGACTTTTTCGAAATAGGATTTATCCACTCCATTTTTCTCAAACTCCTGGCGCGCCGCAACTGCACGCAAGACAGACAAGTCCCAGTTTTTGGATCGACTCCCGCGAAATGCCGAAGCGTCGGTATGTCCCTCGACAATTAATTTATTGCTGAGTCCTTTGATATTTTCAGAAAGCATGCGCACCATTTGACGTCCCCTCTTATTCAATTCGGTGCTTCCCGGATCGAAAAGGGCCAGATTGTCGCGGTCGAGTATTTGAATCCTCAAGCCATCGCCGACGGGTTCCATGAGGATTTGACCTTTCAGGTGATTGAACTTTTCATTGACGTCGCGACGGATGTTTTCCGCAAGCATGGATATCTTGGCGCGTTGAGCCATTTTCTGAATGTCATTCATTGCGTCCGGCGAAGCGTTGCCCATGAGAGCGTCTTGCGCAGACACGCCGTTTGGGTCCGGCATCGGGTTGCTAGTGGCTGTGGCAAGACTGCCGCCGCTGGCGAGGAATTTTTCCGGGTCGGTAAAGTATTCGGAGAGTCCGCCCTTGGTTTCCGCTGGAACCATGTTGATCAGCCACATCAGTAGAAAGAACGCCATCATCGCGGTGACGAAATCAGCGTATGCGACTTTCCAGGAACCGCCGTGATGCCCGCCGCCATGCCCGCCTTTTTTCTTTTTGATGATGATTTGCTGAATGATTTGCGGTGTCGCTTCTTCCTCTTCCGGTGAACGCCCGCCGAGCGATTTTAAAAAATCAGGAGAAAAAATCCGCCAGGCATGGGCCTTGTGCTGATGGAGCCAGAATTCGAATTGATCTTGCTGAATGCTGTACTGATCGCAAATTTTTTCAATACTGTCCCCCTGATGGTACTGCAGGACGATTTTATTGATCAATTTGGGATCGTTGATGGTGGCCATGAGCGTGTCGCGTTAAACAGCGTTCAGTTTTTTAAGATTTTTTCAGCTTTAAGGAATGTCGGGCGCGCCGGTTCGGGAATCATGATGCGTCCGAACTCGATGCAGATTTGCGGTTGCAGTCCACCGACAAAGCCTACGATGATATAGCGCAGGATATTTAGATATTCTTTTTCCTGATCCGCCATCCATTCCATTTTTTTCGCCAGCGGTCCAACGACTCCATAAGCGCCGAGGATGCCGATAAAGGTTCCGACCAGAGCGGCGCCGATATGATGTCCCAGCACTTCGGGCGGTTCATTGATCTTCTGCATGGTGATGACAACGCCGAGAACCGCCGCGACGATGCCCAGTCCCGGGAGGGAGTCGCCGATATTGGCGACGTTTTTAGAAGAGGCCATCATCTCTTCGTGATAGGCGTCGATTTCGGCTTCCATCAGGCTGTCGAGTTGATGCGCTTCCATTTTGGAAGAGCAGAGCATGCGGAACGAGTCGGTTGTAAGATGTAGAGCGTGTTCGTTCTTCAGGAAATTTTTGTGACGGGCGAAGATGGGGCTCTTTTGCGGTTTGTCGAGATGGGCTTCGAGCGCGACCAGTCCCTGCTTTTTAACCACGCTGAAAACGCTGTTCAAAACCTGCAACAGTTCCATGTAGTCTTTTTCGGTGTAATGCCGCGCCGACAGCATGCCCTTCATACTGTGAAGCACGTTTTTCATCACCTGACCGGAGGAGGTGATGATGAAGACGCCGAAGGCGGCTCCGAAAATAATGACAAATTCAGCCGGTTGCCACAGAATGCCCAAGGCGCCGTGGGCCATCAAATAGCCCCCGACCACGCAACCAAACACCACGCACAGTCCGACAATAACTCCCATTAGATCTTTGCTCCTTCAATGCCGCGTTCCAGATTGAGAATAAATCCCGCCAGTTCATTTTCCATCCATTGATCGAGCCCGACAAAATGAACGGCAATATCGTGCCGACCCTCCTCTTTGGTGAGACAACGAATGACATCACCGTACAATGTGTACACGCACTGCCTTGCCATTGACTGACGTTTGATTTTAATTCTTAACAATGATTCTGCTTCAAACGTTTCCTTCCACTTGAAACCCATGCCGGTTGCGCTGAGAGTGACCGGGGTGGATGTGAATTCTTGTTTGCCTGCTTCCCGCTCGGAAAGCAGTTGAATGATGAGGTCGAGTTTTTTGTTGATGATGTTCAGCGCCGGGTCCATGGCGGGATCATTCGATTGAATGGAAGTCGACTTGAATGAAGCCTGATTGGGCAGACCCATGTCGCTGACGGAGCATTTTGTATTATCCGAAGGGTCGCGAGTTACCAACTCAACCTGGATCGGTATGAGCGACTGCACCCGGTAAAACTGCCTTTGGTTATCCATAGGTCAAAAATCAATCATTCCAAAAAGTTAAGGCCTGCGATCTGGATTTCTGTGAGTCGCTGGTGATATTTAGAGAGCCTAGCATTTTATCTAAAATTGCTAAAAGCTCAAGCGTCGATATGCGATCCGGGTTTCAAAATACACAATTTTAGGGAAATGGGTATCCCGAACGCTTTGAATCGCAATTGCGCCCGGGCAGACAAATAATATGTATGCTATTGATTTTCCACTTTCTCCATATGTTAAGATGGCGTAGAATCACGGGTTTTCGTACTCACGACCTCGCTTTAAATGAAAGCGCTTTAAAATATTCTTTTTATGGATCAGAAGGACACCGAAATCATAGCGGCGGGACAGCGCGTTCTGGATATCGAATCGCGTTCCATTCTGCAAGTCCGGGACCGCCTCGGCGAAGATTTTGCCCATGTGGTGCGCAAAATCGACGCCTCTGAATCGCCTTTGATTGTGACGGGGCTGGGCAAGTCCGGCATCATCGGCTCCAAGATTGCCGCGACCTTTTCGAGCATCGGCATTCCGGCTCTGTTCCTGCACGCCGCCGAGGCCAGTCACGGCGATTTGGGCATCATCGCCAAGCACAGTCTGGTTCTGGCGATCTCGAATAGCGGTGAAACTGAAGAATTGATAAAAATACTGCCGGCGATGGGGCGGCTCAATTGCACGCTGGTGGCGATGACGGGCAACGCAAATTCTACGCTCGCGCAACGCAGTGATTTTCTCCTGAACACTTCTGTGGATGAGGAGGCTTGCGGTAAAGATCTGGTGCCGACTTCCAGCACGACGGCGACTCTGGCGCTGGGCGACGCTCTGGCGATGGCTCTGCTGGCGCTTCGCGGCTTCAAGGAAGAGGATTTTGCAGTCAACCATCCCGGCGGCAGTCTGGGCAAGAAATTATTGATGACGGTGAACGACCTGATGCACGCCGGGTCTGCAGCGCCCATCGTGTCCGAGCAGGCGGATATTTTTGCGGTTTTGAAGGAGATGAGCGCCAAACGCTTCGGCACGACCTTCGTCGTTTCTGAAAACGGCGATTTGAGCGGCGTCATCACCGACGGCGACTTGCGTCGCTTGATCGAAAAGAAACAGGATATTTCCCGGGTTCTGGCGCGCGAGATGATGGGTTCGCGTCCGAAGACGATCCAGCGCGACAATCTGGCGACCAAGGCCGCGTTTTTAATGGAACAACATTCCATCACGGCGCTCGCCGTGACGGAGGATGGAAAAAAAATAGAAGGCATCCTGCATTTGCATGATTTGTTGAAAGCGGGAATCATTTGAATATCATCAAGGATCAATCCTAGAGAAAAGGCATATGACTGGAGACGAGTTAAGACAGGCATTTCTGGACTATTTTAAAGGCAAGGGACATCACTCCGTATCGAGTTGTTCCCTGATTCCCCAGAACGACCCGACCCTGCTGTTCACCAACGCGGGTATGGTCCAGTTCAAAAATATCTTTCTGGGCGAAGAGACCAGCGAGCACTCGCGCGCGGTGTCCTGCCAGAAATGCGTTCGCGCGGGCGGCAAGCACAACGACCTGGAAATGGTCGGCCGCACCGCAAGGCATCACACCTTTTTTGAAATGCTGGGAAATTTTTCCTTCGGCGATTATTTCAAGCGCGACGCCATCGAATACGCCTGGGAGTTTCTCACTCAAAATCTGGGCATCCCGAAAGACCGCCTCTACGCTTCCGTTTTCCGTGAAGACGACGAGGCCTATGAGTTCTGGAAGAACGACATCCATATGCCGACGGAACGGATTTTCCGCATGGACGAGAAGGACAATTTCTGGGCGATGGGCAACACCGGCCCTTGCGGTCCCTGTTCAGAAATTTATATCGACCAGGGCAAAGAACTGGGTTGCGGCAAGCCGGACTGCACTGTGGGTTGCGATTGCGACCGCTACCTTGAAATCTGGAATCTGGTCTTCATGCAATACGACCGCGACGAAGCGGGCAAGCTGAGTCCGCTTCCCAAACCCTGTATCGACACGGGCATGGGGCTGGAGCGTCTGACCGCCGTCATGCAGGGCCGCACCAGCAATTATCATGGCGACCTGCTGATGCGACACATTCAGGAGACGGCGTCGGTCACTCACCAAAATTATCTGAAAAATAAGGAAACCGACGTTTCCATCCGCGTCATCACCGACCACGCCCGCGCCACCGCGTTTTTGATCGGCGACGGCGTGCTCCCTTCCAACGAAGGGCGCGGCTATGTTCTGCGCCGCATCATCCGGCGCGCGCTCCGACACGGAAAATTACTGAATCAGAAAGATCCCTTCTTCTATCGCATCGTCAATCATGTCGTCGAGCAATTCTCCAGCGTCTACCCGGACTTGAAAACGCATTCCGAGTTCATTGAAAAAGTGGCGCTGAATGAGGAGGAGAGCTTTGGCAACACCCTCACTTACGGCACCCAGAAGCTGGAAGAGGTGCTGGCTCGCGTGCGCAAGGATCAGCAGAAAGTCATTCCCGGCGACGAAGTGTTCAAGCTGTACGACACCTTCGGATTCCCCGTCGACCTGGTCGAAGAGACCGCGCGCGATGAAGGGCTGGCTCTGGACATG
This window of the Candidatus Nitrohelix vancouverensis genome carries:
- a CDS encoding FAD:protein FMN transferase, which produces MKIPTSGNNVVVDTKYIVVHKLERFLTLKTIALFLLLTFLSACGDGNGDLHRRTQILMGTLVEIIISERTPEQSNDASSKAFDEMQRIENLFSSHLPDSEISRINQNAGGDWVAISKETQEVLKRALYWSQKSEGAFDPTIGAAAALWNLEEIPKALPSPGTLEEAASLIDYRKLELKDGKARLTAKGMSLHLGAIGKGYAVDRAIEALKEAGVEAALVNAGGDLAVFGKRKGQPWRIGLQHPRHPEKMIAALSLENQSMATSGDYQKYFMFEGKRYHHILNPKTGSPATEASIVSATVITKSVMDADALATALFVMGPQKGIELANALDSAEAMIITEGGTTFFSENFKYQPDFIYRGFEAGNVH
- the cadA gene encoding cadmium-translocating P-type ATPase, producing the protein MIDTTHDNSVSITLPIKGMTCASCSGRIENKTKQLPGMREAHVNLGAESGKFTFDPDQISSNQIIESIQGLGFEPGLSTQTFNVRGMTCASCVSRVEKGLKGFPGVLDARVNLASETASVEFLPSVNGFDDFKQRLEKMGFSLERRDESQEAERAEEERSQQEYKILKLKLIVAALSSLVIMMLSMGSMAAEPWSRWALLALSTPVQFWCAAQFYKHAWNGMRHGYADMNTLIAMGITAAYFYSLAITLFPDWGAVGGAPAEVYYDSAVMIIAFILLGRLLEARAKSKTTDAIRRLIQLQPKMARVKRDGMEKDIPVEEVVAGDWVIVRPGEQIPVDGEIIEGRTTVNESALTGESLPVDKVSGASVYGGTINQTGNFIIKATNLGKDSMLAHIIHRVEEAQGSRAPIQRLADQVASIFVPIVIGLAAFVFIFWMIFAEQLISESAFQFALTTCIAVLIVACPCALGLATPTAIMVGTGKGAELGILIKGGEALEQAGRLDTILFDKTGTLTHGKPVVTDSILAPDSGLTIEEFFSLAASLESRSEHPLATAVMEEAKSRKTSFLNIDESNALPGFGIEGRAGSKSLLLGNPRLMKERGIDMSLLEKYREELSAQGKTVMILCVDNHPEGIIAVRDQIKKEARQVVDRLREMGMDVLMLTGDNAGTASAIAKELGISKVFSEVLPTDKDDVVARLIKEGRTVAMVGDGINDAPALARAHVGIGLGTGTDIALEASDIALLSKDLNAVPNAILLSRATLRKIRQNLFWAFFYNILAIPVAAGAFYPLLGLLLKPSMAAAAMSFSSFSVVGNALLLKRFRP
- a CDS encoding DnaJ domain-containing protein, with translation MKKYFEILQASPDASLQEIKRAYRERVKAWHPDRFPAVSPRLQKKAHEQLSLINEAYRALEQHHLSEGVAESESTRSHSRQATPSETPVEDGGLNIDPLRACEQFRVFTWENGDRYEGETLDNQMHGLGIYSYSTGGSYQGEFSRGKPHGMGELRLPGGDVYRGEFHLDQIQGRGVYSYANGDHYEGSFANGQPHGHGVYTLASGSRYSGQWQNGVFSG
- a CDS encoding chloride channel protein; protein product: MSTTEPASQKYRQKFRQLIRKALLLDPHLLVLAALIGLLAGLASTAFRWMIHFVDSIFSGESLALIGITGSILPFVIPLIPMMGGLAIGVICHFFPDAVKENGVHQVMHMVALKNGRIRPRTILSASTTSAITIGSGGSAGREGPTVQIGAAVGSLIGQWLHVSTDRMRVLVGCGAAAGIAASFNAPLAGVLFAMEIILGDFTIHTFSPIVIASVIGTVTGRALEGNAVTFEVPFHELVSHTEIIFYLILGLLCGLVASLFSTTYFKSSEFFEERVNIPKILKPALGGLIVGLMSIAVPQVLGNGYDAMGQALNGQMFWGLALALVFLKILATAITLGSGGMGGIFAPSLFIGAMTGSVFGAVIHSISPQFTASPETYAVVGMGAVAGAVMQAPLTNILMLFELTNDYTLILPIMATCIVSTYVFRGRGKISIYIEYLLRKGINIKHGREVSILNAIKVKDVMTKEITTIPEGMTFRRILETVSYSKSLYFPVVNQQGDVTGILSFSDLREVFFEEGLDDLVIASTLATHEVVYLHPNQNLNEAMEQFARLDIEQLPVSPEDNPRKVIGMINRGDVVAAYNREVLVHKFER